The genome window gggagaccatccagAAAATCCAGGGTTGTAACACAGAAGCATacaatggcaaacctctgaactttgcttgccttgaaaaccctaaggccgtggtggcgaacctatggcactccagatgttcatgaactacaattcccatcagcccctgccagcacggccaattgccatgatgggaattgtagttcatgaacatctggagtgccatacgttcaccaccactgccctaaggggtcgccatgagtcactTGTTACTTGAGggcagaaaacaaagcaaaacaaggaGGCTAGAGGCTCAAGAAAATGGTCAGGAAGGATTCTGCTCAGAGCAAACCAACTATGCAAACAATTGTATCTCTAAAGACACAAGCAAGCCTTTGCgccaaagcaaacaaaacagagaCAAATTACCAGATGGCACCAGCTCTGGCGTATAAGTTACAATGGATATAAAGGGAAATGCtagagtccagtggtggcgaacatttggcactccagatgttatggactacaattcccatcagcccctgccagcatggccaattggccgtgctggcaggggctgatgggaattgtagtccataacatctggagtgccaaaggttcgccaccacagtgctagACTGGAGGTACCCTtaattcctcttcctttccctagACCTCAGAAACACACCTGTGACCAGCTACCATCTTCCAAATGGACAGCAGGGTCTTTTTGAAAAGCAAACGCTGTGCGAGGGGATCATCTTGGCTCATGTGTACCCTGCACAAACAAGAAATATAAAGAGGTGTGAGGTGGTGGGATAATAACAAACATTGCTTCTTTTTGCATTCTAAACTGTGACAGGAAAAGTTGCAGTTtgtctcaaaaaagaaaaaggaatttgCTTTGAGGATACATATCACTGGATCATTTGAGAAGGAAGGGTTAGCTAACCCTTTGCCACTCCCAACAGGGACTTTATATAGATAATCATCAGGGCTGGGAATGTTTAATTTCATTCACAATTGACAAAGCAGGCTTTTCCTCCTCTTTATGTCACTGCAGGTGTTTTGGCAGGTTTTTCACTGGCTCCCTTGGAGTCCTgacttttcctgttttttcattCCAGGCTTTGTCTGCTCCTGACCTCTTGCTCTTTAGCCACTCTCTTCTGCCATGGACTGAAAGAGGACAAACACTTTCACCTTAGGAAGAAGCTGACATATGGAGATGGACCAATGTTTATACTGCCAGGGGGGCTTGAGATCCCTCCGTTCTCCTTGAACTAGAAGTTTTCATACTCTGTGAGGAAATGACAAAACCCCTCTGATGTCCAAGCACCTGTCTCTTGGCTGGTGGGTTTGGGTGGGTCTGTGAAGTCAATACGTAGACTAAGATCCTTCTGCACAAGTGGGGGAGAGAACTGAAAAGTAATGCTTCTTTGTCTGAGGGGGAGCACATCCAGTAGAAGGATCTTCTTAATGCACACAATGATCTGCATCTTCCAGGTGGGACAAGAGAACAAATGCCAGGTACTTTAGTTCTCCTACTTAGGTTAGAATTCTCTCTCTGTTTCATTTCCTTTGTTGGAATCCGCACCGTAATTTCTGCAGCCTGTATATCCCCTAGAGATATGCTAGTAGAATatagtttttatttgtttgagaTAGCCTTGATTTCTACATACATCCATTACTATGGCTAACATTACCAAAACAGGTCTATCTTAATGTTCCTCCTGTCATGAAACCAGTGAAGGGGTAAATACCAGGAGGAGGTATGGTAGCAACCAAAGGGGAAGGCCATCCCAAAGCTCTTAGGAGAGAGTTGAAGAGCAGCAAGGGATCCCTAAGAAGACACGTTGGTTTCTGTCAACCAGAACTGCTCCCCTCCTCCTTATCTTCAAGCAGAGCTGGGTCTTACTCACTCACTTGATGGATGATTGTCCAAGCCAGGAGTGAGAGCAGGCAGGCAAATACTGAGGGTAGAGAATTTTTATGCGTGGCTTTGGATTTTTCATCACTACCAAAGGGGGATATTTCCATTGTATACATGGTCCCTGCCTTCAGCATTTCACTGCCTGGGCTGTGTGCATAAATATTCTACTAGGGAATGGGACATCATAGGAGAATGGAATACAGGAAACATGagttaacccagtggttctcaaccttccgaccatgaccctttaatacagttcctcatgttgtggtgaccccaaaccctaacatttatccattttacagatggcgaACAATGATGCAGAGACCTgtaggcgacccctgtaaaagggtcgttcaacccccaaaggggtcgcaacccacaggttgagaaccgctgagttAACCTGTGCTTCTTCTCTTACATTTTGTATCATTTGAAGCTACTCAGCCTTCAGAAATCCAGAGCTATTTCTGATATCATAATTCTCTTAACTTTCTTGATATCCATTTCTCTACCCTTTGTGGGCCAGTGTATTGTGGAAAGTTGCTTTATTTAGTATGAGCTCCTCTTTGTTGATGATACCACAGTTAGAGTGTTTGTGACCAGTTTTAGACCTCCAAATAAGCAATACTCACAAAGGCAAGGAGACAGTACTTGTAGAAGGAGAACTTGTTGTGGAAATTTCACAGGGACTGAAGTCATCATTGCTGTAGCTCAGATGGAAGTCACTATCATTCCAGTCCTCAAGTTGCTCTTCAGAGTTTCCCACATCCATCTCCTGTAAATAAAAGGGATCAGATCACTTGGCAAAGCAGTACCGGGAATTCCCAAACCAAAGGCCAGAGATGCATGCTGAAAGGTGCAACAAGAATTCAGATTAGGGAGTTGCAGGTCTCCACACCACTGAACATCCAACCCTAAGCCCAGCTATGTCTCCAAGCAGCTTGTTCTTATCTTCTTTTTCCCCCACGAAAACCCTTCCTTATTGCTAACCCTCAAAGTTCTTCCCCTTGTTCTTTGCTGACTTCAACGTGAATCACACCATATCAATTCTTGCAGAATACTCTGAATGTCCTTAAATGAAGAAATGAGGCACTGAAACAGGGAATAACTTGGTCTATTCATGCAATCTACTCTAGTAATAGTTCTCTAAGCCACTTTTTTGCTTACTTCGAGGGTTTGTGGAACCTCTTCCTTCAATGTTCTCCAATTGAAGGAAGCCTGATTCATAAGCTCTGTTGAATTCACTTCATCTTGACCCGTTTCTCCTGTACTCTCCACTAATACATGTAACTCCTTTTCTGAATTCCTTTCAAGGACCTTAAACTTGCTGTCCTGAGTCTCTCCTGCTTCTTCACACAGATCCTGAAATTCTTCAGTTTTCTTTGTTCCCCACCTCATGAGTGGTTCCTCTTCCAACATCTGCAGGgcccatttttcctttccttgggGAGATTTCTCCCCTGTCTGCTCTTTTAAGACCTGTAGTGGACATTCTTCCTTGAGCTCTTCCTCTTTCAGAATTGGAGATCCCCTTGCATCTATGTGAGCCAGGACTCCATTCCCTTTCTGCTCCCCAGTACTACAAATGTCTTGAGGACTTTGGGACAGCAATGTGTTGCTAATGCAGAGTGGTTCCATCAGGTGTGTCACCTGTAATGGAGGATAACATTTTAACAGCTGACAACTATATAATAGAACCAATAGTTGATCAGAATAGGTGAGTTGGTTCTTTCAATTAAAAGCTTCTTACctcctaatacagtggtggcgaacctttggcactccagatgttatggactacaattcccatcagcccctgccagcatagctaactggccatgctggcaggggctgatgggaattgtagtccacaacatctggagtgccaaaagttcgccaccacggccctaataGGTGCATTTTGGCAAGGTTGTTGGGATAATATACAAAGCCAAAACATAAACCAGCATGATGTTAGTATAAGATTTGCTTTAGTATCCAGGCAGAGAAAGCACAGCTGTGCCTTTAACACCACTATGAAGGCACCTGTGACATTTATCCCTCAGCCTCTAGGTGTCTCCACACTACTGCAGGTAAGAACATTTCTACTGGAAGATACCAAACCTTGACAGAAAGCACCAGCATTTCCGATCTCTCCAGCCAGGTCAGTCAAGTGGCCTGAAGTTCCACTAGGAAATCACCACCTCTTATTCCTATTCAGGCACCTAATACGGCAGTCCTACCTCTGTTAGGAACCTCAAGAGAACATCCTGTTTGAACTTCCCTGCTTCTTCTTGGTCCTCCTCACTGGTACTGTGCCATGCCAGGGGATCACTACTTTCCATCTGGCTATCTTCCTCTGGGCTGCTGCTTTCCTCTAGCTCCTCAGcagtttcttcagtctttctcCAGCAGCTAAAATCCAGATCAATGCTAGAGTCTGTAGAGCCAAGaagagactggcagcagctgctctttTCAGACTCCGTGAAGAAATCATCAACTTTGGATTCCACCCATGTCCACACATGACCCATCTGCAAAGGTTTGTGAGACAGAAAGAGGGTTTTGTCACTCACGTTATAGTTCTACTCCTATCACAGGTGGCAAAGAATGCCCTGTGGAAGCCTGACTGATTCCTGAGCCCAGTCCTTGAAGGACACTTTCTGCTGTTGTAAACAACATTTTTAGCTATGTCACATAAGACAGCATTTGTCAAAATTATCCTCAGCTTCTAATTGGCCTtgattctcagtgagaaaggaagggtataaataagTTAAATACATAATTGTCTATAGAACCTTGTGCCATCCAAAACCAATACTCATTCTGTTACAGGAACTCCAAATAGTGAGTCAAGATACTCCAGTGGGTTACTAGAAGCCTGAGGGTAAGTTATCACATTTGCAGGACTGAAGATATTGCAGCTCTAAAAGCTAAagaggttttggggggtgggattaaaaggaaaagatgaaaatgCAATGTTGCAGCTCATTTCATCAAAACCTTTAGAAGCTATTTTCTTATCCATGCTCAGACTTGAGTCAGAACTCAAACCTTTATCTGAATCCTAGCTTGATAGTAAACTGTGTGTAAAATACAAGTATCACAACCCTTTCAAAACTATGATAACAACTGTACATTGGGAAACTTGTAGTGATTGTGATGGGCTCATCTAACCACGCCCATTCTCAAACTTTTATCTCTTGATTCTTCTACAGAACAATGCTAGAAAGTTTTTGCTGACAAACACAAAGCTGGCAATTACCATTAAAAGGTacctgattttatttttgtttgtggtGATCTTAACTTTAGTAGGATCAAGTTGATGAGATATATATATTGCTGGCAGATGCCACATTTAAATGCATGCCAGCTACTTAGCATGATAGGAAAATGCCAAAAATCACATACCCATTTGTACTCCTCAGTCTAAAAAGCCTTTTGCACAGTAAGGAGAAAAAATGTATTGAAGATAAATGAGCAGGCATAAAATTCTCAGGCTTAGGATTTTTCCTGACATGTGGCAAACGTTATTTACCTGCGACTGAGGAATGCTTGAAAATAATTGAATTTGGTGTAAAACTAGATTCACTCTCCCTGCTGTTCACACAATTGTTGAAGCGATGGAAGCGGCATGCTCGGAGAAGCCCAGACCTTTTGTGGGCATGAGGGGGCACTACAGATCCTCTAACCAGGAagtgaaatattattttttaaataaattcccCAAGGGTCCACAAGCTAGAGCTGGCCTTGCGCAGAAGCTCCATGAACTCTTGACCTGGGATGTTAACATAGCTTTGAAGGCTGCCCCATCAGAAGCAATGCTACAAGCCAACTTCATCAAGTTTCCTTGCACTAGGAATGTGGTCTGTGGCCATCGGCAATTCTTTGCCCTGTTTAGCCACTTCAAATGTGAATATAAGTAAGAGCATAAACAGTGTACTCCATATGTGTAAAGAAGCACTCAGAAAAGGTACCAAAATTTATTCTCCACATAAATTCTACTGTAGAAGTACATGTTAAGCCAAGGGAATGAGGAATAACACACACGTTTTACAACTTGAACAGCCTCAGAGAGTATGGGAACTAGACAATAAATGCCTATTGTTACCCACGGGAAGGAAAGTACCCTTATTTATGGTGAAAGGAGGGCTATTTGCCATACTACCAGAAAAGGGCACTATGAGgtacttttatttattatatttataaaccaccttcccccgcagggctcagggcagtgaacaacaacaataaaacattacaacaacaatcataaaaacataaagcGCATAAAGCAGCgtaaaactttaaaataatacAAGATTAACAATAAATGGCATCACTCAACTCATTATACGTCCCAGGGAGGCCACTAATATCAACAATTAAATCAGTTCAGATCGGGCTGGCCAGATGtaaaaagcctggcagaacagctccattttacaggccctgcagaaaccattcaagtcccacagggccctgatctcccggggaggggggggggcgtgttccaTAAAGGTCCTGGTCCTTATAGTGGCCAGCTAGATGTCTTTTGGtcctagggaccaccagcaattTTTTCTCTGACAAACAGGGAGTTCTTAAGGGGCAGTAGTGTAGCTATAAAGGTGTGAGGGGCATGTGGTGCACCAGGCGTGTgctggtgggggcagaaaatcgcccctgctcccttccccctgcccagcctggcccgttttcagctggcagaaagctgttttcagttggaagaaaaaggtaagtggggtggggcccgggaaccattttgccccgggtgccattttctccccctatgcccctGGTACAGGGAGAGGCTGTCCTGCAGGTATGCAAGTCCAAGACTGCTCAGAGCCTTAAAGGCCATTACcagaactttgaacatgatccagtaCTCGATCGGCAGTCAATGGAGATgatacaggaccggagtaatccaaTCCCTATATGATGCTCcggtaaggagcctggctgccacacgCTGCACGAGCTTCAATTTTCGGGTCACAGAAAAAAGGCAGCCCAGCATAgaatgagttacaatagtccaacctggaggtgactgctgCATGGACTACTGTGGTCAgatcagaacaggagagataCAGAGCCAACTactgtgcctgccgcagatggtaaaaaacTGCTTGCACAGTCCTGATGACATGAGACTTGAACAAAAGGGCCAAGTCTAAAGTGATCCACAGGTTTTTGATGGACAAGGCCAGATGTAAAGCCTCACCATCAAGTGTAGGCAGACTGAAAACCACTGGTTGCTCCCCCCCccgacccacccacagaacctccgtcTTCGCTAGATATCCTGACCAAGGGTCCTAAAGGCCAAGGAAGCTCAACAGATGCCACTGGGGcctcacccccacaccccatttCTGGACAGAGCCTCTCCCAGCTGGGGAAGAGTTAAAAGATTCAGTGCACTCACTGCAAACTATAGAAACTCACAGGAAAAAGAGTGAAGTCTGTAAGGACCGTTGTCTGTTTTAGGAGTCCAGCTGTCTTGTGCCCATTTTTCAAGGAGAAACGGCAAGGTAAGATCAGCAATCCAAAACACCAATTTAATTCTTGGTTTTGGTTCTTTTCTTAGTTTCTGTAAGAACTGTAGCCTTGTTTTGATACATATTCCCATGTCTCTATGTTCGTGGTTGATAGGAGTGCTTTCTAGTCAAAGATCTCCCTTTCTTTTTGAAGGTATCAGACTGACTAAACTACTCACATGTGGAGTCTGGCTGATGGCAGAAATGTGCTAGGGCAAAATGAAATGGTACCAGGGTTGCCCTATAACTATGCTCAAGTCCTCTCACAACCATGATTTCCTCAGCCTCTCAGAGGCTCATAGCTAGAAAAGCAGGCAGGAGGAATGATCAGGATTCAAGTTACTGTGGCAAACATTTGTTCCATGATCAGAGGTAATACAGACATAAGGAAGCATGCAGTTGCAAGGGAGAATCGGTAAAAGAAAATCCTCCTATTATCCCTTGTACCTGTGGCCTGGAATAGTGACCTGAATAGAAGGAAAGCTTGGTAGAACTAACCTCCCACGGAATTAGGGCAACTTGCTAGCGTGTGTAGTTACCTAGGCTTCcctctggaaacatttccagcagCATACAGAGACGTGAATCTCTGCAATCTCTCACTACATGAGCACATTCTGTCAAAGTTTCAGGGAGGCTAGAAAAGGAACGATCCTCAGCCACCTGTACTTTTATAATGTGGTCAAATAATTTTCTACAATAAATGGACCCATTTTGAACTGCCATTTTACACACAACTCTTGCCATATACTGGATCAAACTATCGACGCATCAGAGTCTGTGCTGTCTACTGAGACGGAAAGCAGTTCTCTTAAGGTGaaactttcacatcacctagtcCCTGATcacttcaactggagatgccaggcattGAACTGGGGATCTTCCGCATGCTAAGCAGTTGCtctgccacagcccttccccttaTTTCAACAGCTGTAAGGTTCAATCCTTGGCTTTCTCGAACTTGAAGAAAAGGGGTTCTGAAGTAACAGGTAAATGCTGTTCACCTACAGCCCAGAAATGGTACCAGTCAGGATAAACAGTGCTGGCTTAGATGGCCCCATGATACAAATCAGTATAAGCCAGTTCCTTATCATATTTTAGGCCTGATTTTCTTCTGAGGAAAAAAGAGGCAGAAGTACATGGCGCCAATTGGTACACTGTCAATATAGCCGGTGCATAGGTATATAAAGTGGACACACTTCTTTGGCCTGTGCTATTGCTTTATCCAATAAATCTCAGTCAATTCAAATGTTCAGAAATAGCATGCGGTAACAGTCCTCATAAGAATAAATTACTACTagactggatagcccaggttaaccTGACCATGTTTGATCTCAGAAAATAAGCATCTGGGCTAGTATttggaacaccagggttgtgatgcagagtcatagcagtggcaaaccaccttggaacgtctcttgccttgaaaaccctacagggtcgccataaatgAATTATGACTTAATggtaccaaaaaacaaaacaaaaacaagattgCAGCAATGGAATGACAAAATAAATACTCCCTGAGTTTTTTTAACCCCTCTGTTCATAGAAACTTGCATGCCCATGGTAAGAGGTTTTAGCCTTGTTTGCTTCTTGTCTTTCCATGTGCAGCATGCCTTTTTTCTTTCACAAAGAAAAACATCCAATTATTTGTTGCCGCAGTCTGAAGTGATTCAGTTGAGGAAAGACAATATCGTATGCTACTTCTGCATGTTTCAATTGGCAGGAATGTGTTTATGTAAAGTCTGGTATTTCATGAGAACCATTCCCTCTTACGGTCTTCAACCACATTAGCTCTCCCTTGGTATACAACTTGCTAGCCCAGAAGGGGGAGATGCGTTTGAGAGTTACTATGTGCTTATGTAACCTAATGATAGGACTAGGTCCACGAACATGAAATAAGGGCATGCCAGTGCTTATAATGTTGACCTCCCCAGCAGAGATGTACACAAATCAATGCAACCACACATAAAAACCACACACGTTGCAAAACAGAATTCTCTTCTACAGTTTAATATACACATTTACACTCCACTAATACAAAAAATATGCACACTTCACATTACAGTACATACTAGCCACCAGTTGCTAGCTAATAGGAGGATACTAAAAAAGCCCCAGTAGTGCTGCCTTACAACAGGCAGTGGGGTGCTGGCTTGCTCCTGGGATATCCCCAGTAACACATTCTAGAAAACTGGCCAATTCCAGAAGCTGCCCTTTCCTGTCTGTAGCAGTTTCCCCTTGGCTTCAGGAAAGTTCTTGGGTCCAGTTTGTTGCCTTCATCTTCATTTCTTCATCTTCATGTCTGCTTCGATAGCACAACGGCGCCCTCTGGTCCCCCCATCCTAATCAAAATGCAAAGACAAAGGGGAAAGTAAGTGTTGTTAGCAAGCCTTAGGACAAGGACGACTGACTGTTATCATCTGTGTTACCAGGAGAGAGTCAAGACATGAACAGGCAATGCTGTTCTCCTTCCTAAATGATCTGCAGCAATGTGATTCCCTTGTGCAATGTTGTGGGGGTTAGTGTGTCAATGGAGGGAAGAAGAGACAATGGGGCAGGAATGGTTCACACTTGCTTGGTGACTCTTTTTGGCAAGGATACAGTGCTGCTTTTGCCCCATGTGTAAAGGTCCAAGTTGTTTCCTCCAGtgggcagaaaggaatgctggctAACATACCTGATCCAACTGGTGATCTTTACAGAAGTTCTTTTCCTTGAGCGTGGCCCTGGCACTATCTCCCTAGCATCTCCTCACAGTGGCTTTCCATGAATGTAGGGCAACGAGAGAGTTTACATCCATCTGCTGCCCTCTCCAATTGgctgcctttcctcatgggctGTTCTGCCTTTAACAGACAAGTGTTAGAAAATGATAcaactccccacccaccccaattacCTTGGGCTGAAGAAAATTGGATGAAACACTTCCTAGGCAAATCAACAGAATTCTTAATGCAGAAACGTGgccattattattaatattagcTTCACTTAAGTCTATCTTCCTCACTGGAGACACTGGAATATCTAGGAGGAGCAAGGGGGTCTCAAGCCCTAGGCATCACTTCTTGGGGCTGCATttatcaccccacccccaccctcataaCTGCACCCGGGGTCTGGAGTTTGGGACTGGGACGTAGTTAAAGGTCGGCAAGCCTTGCTTACTCTGCCTGCAATCTCCATGTGGGGCTGGCCCCAAACCTAATCTCCAcctggagatgggagcagcaagagcccatttgagcctggctgGGGTCAGGCTTGAATCCAACTCTGTTGTAGCCTGTAGCTCAGAGCTAGATCCAAGACTGGCCCCAGCCGTGGCCAGACTGAAGCCGGCTACTCTTATCCCTCTAGCTTGATACCGATGGATCCGTCTCTCAACTCAATATTGGGTTGGAGATGAAGCTTGGGATCcaagagctggatccaagcctggccccagCTGGACTCAAATGGGctcttgctgctcccatctccacatggagattgggcaTGGGGCCAGCCCCACATTCAATCTCCTCATGGAGATGGGGAGCCCAGCTGGCCCTGTTCACAATCtttgcaatctccacatggagattgctgGTGGGGCGAGAAGGGGTCACTGGCTTTCaagctatttgggggggggggggggcagtatgccCAGGCTATCCGCAGGCCCTATTTTAAGTAGATATGTCCCTGCAAGAGGATTGGAGATTACTCAGTCAATGGTTGCCTACATTTCTGTAGAAAGAATGAGTGAATACACCTATAGTCTCCTTGTTGTGCACACCTTTGTGAATTACCTTCTCTGACGAGCGCTAGGGGCAGCGAAGACTTGAACATGATGTTCTGAGAAGTGTGTAAGAAACTGCAATTTATACGTAACTTTCTCTTTAGAAGAGTTGCCTGTTGTTTACGCATTCTATTCCTAAATGGCCAGAACAGCAGAAATAACCCTGTACAATACTTATGACAGCACAATGTTTGATAGGCAACAGTCAGATTTTAATCTTACAATGCAAATATAGGATGAGAGATATTTCCTGGATGGCCATGCAGCTCATCCATGAGCAGGTTCAGGATCCAAACTGATGTGTTCTACACCCTCTTATACGAACTGAAATGGAACTGGCTAAAACTGAGCAACCCCTGCGTTGCTTTTCCTACAGTGTGCCCAGAGCTGAACTCAATGGACAAGAGGTACTTGGAAACTTAGAAGACTATTTTAAATGGGTTGTCTTTTCGTTGGCTAGTTAGCAAACACTATAAGACATGATGAAAAGGC of Sphaerodactylus townsendi isolate TG3544 linkage group LG03, MPM_Stown_v2.3, whole genome shotgun sequence contains these proteins:
- the LOC125427798 gene encoding bromodomain-containing protein 8-like, translated to MGHVWTWVESKVDDFFTESEKSSCCQSLLGSTDSSIDLDFSCWRKTEETAEELEESSSPEEDSQMESSDPLAWHSTSEEDQEEAGKFKQDVLLRFLTEVTHLMEPLCISNTLLSQSPQDICSTGEQKGNGVLAHIDARGSPILKEEELKEECPLQVLKEQTGEKSPQGKEKWALQMLEEEPLMRWGTKKTEEFQDLCEEAGETQDSKFKVLERNSEKELHVLVESTGETGQDEVNSTELMNQASFNWRTLKEEVPQTLEEMDVGNSEEQLEDWNDSDFHLSYSNDDFSPCEISTTSSPSTSTVSLPLVHMSQDDPLAQRLLFKKTLLSIWKMVAGHRYSGPFLKPVSEKQAPGYKDVVKRPVDLSSIKKSLSKGLIQNMVQFQHDLMLMFQNAVMYNSSNHHIHRIAVEMQQEVLEQLQMLGEALLCSEEMRAFVRRC